In Cicer arietinum cultivar CDC Frontier isolate Library 1 chromosome 1, Cicar.CDCFrontier_v2.0, whole genome shotgun sequence, one DNA window encodes the following:
- the LOC101498095 gene encoding bidirectional sugar transporter N3-like translates to MMTYAFIFGILGNIISFLVYLAPLPTFIQIYKNKCTEGFDSLPYVVALFSSMLWLYYGFIQANASLLISINSFGCVVEAIYCIIYIIYAPREVRKLTIKLIAAMDVGSFILIWSIVEWAIPQHLRVQVLGWICMSISVSVFASPLSIAVKVIRTRSVQYMPFSLSFSLTLSAVMWFFYGYFKKDKCVFIPNIVGFILGVIQMVLYAYYKTYGVGKEEPPCEVINIVVMNPSGTCEVFPIPLDENDDIIDTVNQ, encoded by the exons ATGATGACCTATGCCTTTATTTTTGGCATACTAG GTAACATCATTTCCTTCTTGGTGTACTTGGCCCCACT GCCAACTTTTATCCAAATATACAAAAACAAATGCACAGAAGGTTTCGACTCACTACCATACGTGGTAGCATTATTCAGTTCTATGCTTTGGTTATACTATGGTTTCATCCAAGCAAATGCTTCATTGCTTATTTCAATTAACTCATTTGGATGTGTCGTTGAGGCTATCTACTGTATCATCTACATAATCTATGCTCCCAGAGAAGTCAgg AAATTAACAATAAAACTAATAGCGGCAATGGATGTGGGATCATTCATTTTGATATGGTCGATAGTAGAATGGGCAATACCTCAACATCTGCGTGTACAAGTGTTAGGATGGATTTGTATGTCCATATCAGTCAGTGTCTTTGCATCACCTCTAAGCATTGCg GTAAAGGTTATTCGGACAAGGAGTGTACAGTATATGCCCTTCAGTTTGTCATTTTCACTTACATTGAGTGCCGTAATGTGGTTTTTCTATGGTTACTTTAAAAAGGATAAGTGCGTTTTT ATCCCAAATATAGTTGGTTTCATATTGGGGGTAATTCAGATGGTGTTATATGCTTATTACAAGACTTACGGTGTTGGAAAGGAAGAACCTCCTTGTGAAGTGATAAACATTGTTGTTATGAATCCATCGGGTACTTGTGAAGTGTTTCCAATTCCACTCGATGAAAATGATGATATTATTGATACCGTTAATCAATAA